A genomic segment from Aspergillus puulaauensis MK2 DNA, chromosome 1, nearly complete sequence encodes:
- a CDS encoding ssDNA endodeoxyribonuclease RAD1 (BUSCO:EOG09260AZK;~COG:L;~EggNog:ENOG410PG6F;~InterPro:IPR011335,IPR006167,IPR006166,IPR010994;~PFAM:PF02732;~go_function: GO:0003677 - DNA binding [Evidence IEA];~go_function: GO:0003697 - single-stranded DNA binding [Evidence IEA];~go_function: GO:0004518 - nuclease activity [Evidence IEA];~go_function: GO:0004520 - endodeoxyribonuclease activity [Evidence IEA];~go_process: GO:0006281 - DNA repair [Evidence IEA]) — MPPERQNAPVKLSLPLQFQQDIFTELRGEDELVILARGLGLLRLITNLLHFYDAAGNNLVLLVGADDRENEWIGEALAEHYAISRTPLARGLKVINTDRATVPMRERIYAEGGILSVTSRILVVDLLSKLLDPEKVTGLVVLHADKIVAKSTEAFIIRIFRHANKSGFLKAFSDSPEPFTTGFAPLANSLRNLFLRKASLWPRFHVTVAESLEGHRKAEVIELEVPMSDKMREIQNAVLECVELCIGELKKANTGLDMADWTLDSALHRSFDIAIRRQLDPMWHRVSFRTKQIVSDLSDLRAILHALLTYDAVSFVKYLDTIVTAHSPPPGSTRHNYSPWLFLDAAHVLFQAAKSRVYEGKIGNDTARSSLTSLPTTLRPVLEEQPKWEVLAEILEEIETDAYLNQVNMDESNSTVLIMCADQRMCRQLREYLGTMHTKVEDDRQDNADDDESKQEKRRSADVMLRRRLREYIDWKRSLSNVNKNLSGRLSSEVTPSGSGRDTPRPSTPQGRAPPNKRRRVRGGGVVTNSMPGRPANASVQADTEPSEQMSGLLDEIQPTETEETMKEDVIIDDFEDMDDFYELYDMDDLVMVHPFDGDMDEHILEEVRPRYIIMYEPDSAFIRRVEVYRSSHVGRNVRVYFMYYGGSVEEQRYLSAVRREKDAFTKLIKEKSNMAVTITHDKSLEDPQEQFLRTVNTRIAGGGRLTATASPPRVVVDVREFRSALPSLLHGNNMIIVPCQITVGDYILTPDICVERKSVRDLISSLRNGRLYNQAETMTQHYKSPLLLIEFDENKSFTFDAFTSATTPGTTFLTDFGFSSSGAVTTSLSSSSALINPSAPKSAQHLLVLLTLAFPRLKIIWSSSPYQTAEIFAELKKNAPEPDPVRAVQIGLDVDILTDAETGTGDVMTASGIEHRTFNLLPQEMLRAVPGVSPQVLERLILDIGNISEIANMDVEQLDPYMGREAARQVVGFFRKSVFDGE; from the exons ATGCCGCCTGAACGACAGAATGCGCCGGTGAAGCTGTCTCTGCCCCTA CAATTCCAGCAGGACATCTTCACCGAACTCCGCGGGGAAGATGAATTGGTCATCCTCGCTCGGggccttgggcttctccGCTTGATTACGAACCTGCTTCACTTTTACGATGCCGCTGGAAATAACCTAGTGCTATTAGTGGGGGCAGACGATAGAGAAAATGAGTGGATTGGCGAGG CCCTGGCAGAGCATTATGCGATTAGCAGAACCCCTCTTGCGAGGGGCCTCAAGGTTATCAATACCGATAGGGCTACAGTTCCCATGCG AGAGAGGATATACGCTGAAGGTGGTATTCTGAGTGTGACATCCAGGATACTAGTCGTGGATTTGCTATCAA AACTACTTGACCCAGAGAAGGTGACTGGACTGGTTGTACTTCATGCTGACAA GATTGTCGCAAAGTCAACTGAGGCATTTATAATCCGGATTTTTCGTCATGCCAACAAAAGCGGTTTTCTGAAAGCCTTCTCGGACTCCCCAGAGCCTTTCACAACAGGGTTTGCGCCTTTGGCTAATTCCCTGCGGAACCTGTTCCTGCGCAAAGCGTCATTATGGCCGCGATTCCACGTTACTGTCGCTGAGTCGCTGGAGGGCCACCGAAAGGCAGAAGTAATCGAACTTGAGGTCCCTATGAGCGATAAGATGCGGGAAATCCAAAACGCTGTTCTTGAATGCGTTGAACTCTGTATCGGAGAGCTCAAGAAGGCGAATACAGGTTTGGACATGGCTGATTGGACCTTGGATAGTGCTCTGCACAGGAGCTTTGACATTGCCATCAGACGTCAGCTTGATCCCATGTGGCATCGTGTGAGTTTCAGAACGAAGCAGATTGTGAGTGATCTCAGTGATCTCCGGGCAATACTTCA TGCCCTCCTCACCTACGATGCTGTTTCGTTCGTTAAATATCTCGATACTATTGTAACCGCACACTCCCCACCCCCAGGATCCACGAGGCACAACTATTCACCATGGCTCTTTCTCGACGCCGCCCACGTTCTTTTCCAGGCGGCGAAGTCGCGGGTGTACGAGGGGAAAATCGGCAATGATACTGCTCGTTCGTCCTTGACCTCTTTACCGACTACACTTCGGCCTGTTTTAGAAGAACAGCCCAAATGGGAGGTCCTGGCTGAGATACTCGAGGAGATTGAAACAGACGCATATCTTAACCAAGTCAATATGGACGAGTCAAATAGCACTGTGTTAATAATGTGCGCTGACCAACGAATGTGTCGCCAACTTCGGGAGTATCTGGGGACGATGCATACGAAAGTAGAAGACGACAGACAGGATAatgcggatgatgatgaaagcAAGCAAGAAAAGAGACGCTCGGCGGATGTGATGTTGCGCCGAAGGCTGAGGGAGTATATTGACTGGAAACGCTCATTGTCCAACGTCAATAAGAATTTGTCAGGGAGACTATCAAGTGAGGTGACTCCATCTGGATCAGGTCGAGACACACCACGACCGTCAACCCCACAAGGAAGAGCTCCCCCAAACAAGCGACGTCGAGTTCGTGGTGGAGGCGTGGTTACAAACTCAATGCCGGGCCGTCCAGCGAATGCCAGTGTCCAAGCAGACACTGAGCCTTCGGAACAGATGTCTGGTCTCCTGGATGAGATTCAGCCCACCGAAACCGAAGAGACAATGAAAGAAGATGTCATTATCGATGACTTCGAGGACATGGACGATTTCTACGAGCTGTATGACATGGATGACTTGGTAATGGTACATCCATTTGATGGTGACATGGACGAGCACATTCTTGAAGAAGTCCGTCCTCGATACATTATCATGTACGAGCCGGACTCTGCCTTCATTCGAAGGGTTGAGGTGTACCGCAGCTCCCACGTAGGAAGAAACGTGCGCGTGTACTTCATGTATTATGGTGGCTCTGTCGAAGAACAACGGTACCTGAGTGCAGTCAGGCGTGAGAAGGATGCGTTCACCAAGCTCATCAAAGAGAAGAGC AACATGGCTGTAACCATCACTCACGACAAGAGCCTTGAAGACCCCCAAGAGCAATTCCTCCGAACAGTCAACACCCGCATCGCCGGTGGCGGACGTctcacagcaacagcatcaccaccacgCGTGGTCGTCGATGTTCGAGAATTCAGAAGTgccctcccctccctcctccatgGCAACAACATGATCATCGTACCCTGCCAAATAACAGTAGGCGACTACATCCTCACGCCAGACATCTGCGTGGAACGCAAATCCGTTCGCGACCTGATATCCTCACTCCGCAACGGCCGCCTGTACAACCAAGCCGAAACAATGACCCAGCATTACAAGTCCCCTCTCCTCCTAATCGAATTCGACGAAAACAAATCCTTCACCTTCGACGCCTTCACATCCGCAACCACCCCGGGAACAACCTTCCTAACAGACTTTGGCTTTTCCTCATCAGGAGCAGTAACAACGTCTCTATCATCTAGCAGCGCACTCATTAATCCCTCAGCCCCTAAATCAGCACAacacctcctcgtcctcctgaCACTCGCCTTCCCGAGGCTGAAAATCATCTGGTCGTCCTCGCCCTACCAAACCGCGGAAATCTTCGccgagttgaagaagaatgcaCCGGAGCCGGACCCTGTCCGTGCTGTGCAGATAGGGTTAGATGTGGACATTTTGACGGACGCAGAAACGGGGACGGGGGATGTTATGACGGCCTCGGGGATTGAGCATCGGACGTTTAATCTTCTGCCTCAGGAGATGTTGAGGGCTGTTCCAGGTGTTTCGCCCCAGGTGTTGGAACGGCTGATCCTTGATATTGGGAATATTTCCGAGATTGCCAATATGGATGTTGAACAGCTTGATCCGTACATGGGAAGGGAGGCTGCGAGGCAGGTTGTTGGATTCTTCCGGAAGAGTGTTTTTGATGGGGAATAG
- a CDS encoding uncharacterized protein (COG:S;~EggNog:ENOG410Q2KC) — MPIVPDPKTFAPGNNNESSSSQDQGKKATAQDHISKGPQIPDSMPPKTSREEIEARMKELNK, encoded by the exons ATGCCTATTGTTCCAGATCCCAAGACATTCGCCCCAGGAAACAACAACGAGTCCTCGAGCTCTCAGGACCAGGGCAAGAAAGCTACTGCGCAGGATCATATCTCAAAGGGGCCCCAGATCCCCGACA GTATGCCGCCTAAAACGTCTCGAGAGGAAATCGAGGCGCGCATGAAGGAGCTGAACAAATGA
- a CDS encoding WASP family protein (BUSCO:EOG09264U78;~COG:T,Z;~EggNog:ENOG410QDPS;~InterPro:IPR000697,IPR003124,IPR011993,IPR027641, IPR033927;~PFAM:PF00568;~go_function: GO:0003779 - actin binding [Evidence IEA];~go_process: GO:0007015 - actin filament organization [Evidence IEA];~go_process: GO:2000601 - positive regulation of Arp2/3 complex-mediated actin nucleation [Evidence IEA]), producing the protein MPSILSDADKETVKRNVPKPANKIQAVAVARLFVAYPDPHKWTYTGLQGAVVLANDLVGRTFWLKLVDVSPAGKGVIWDQEIYENFQYNQDRTFFHTFELDDCPAGLSFADEKEAKTFIKKMIEREKNASKETRQTPFASTRGQGPTPVANGKSGGVGRSIFGSLLGRSHAPTQITPAELPPAPTIQVAPPPPTASPGHKELPFDTSDPSWKGLLSELEAMGFSEDQIAENADFIKSYIEQKQASEAESASPLVNDKKGKAPPPPPPAALPPKASAVSPQNTGSSSGSRRGAPPPPPPSRKTQAKTDEDMAPTPPRDPSPPRERFRAPPPIADAGKFAHTTGPAPPARPRAASGANTGPPPPPRPPKAPMDDGPPRFGVPPPFQGERKVSAPPAPPSRSPAPPGPPPPPPRTASPASPPQLPPKVPSASGGPPPPPPRSPASQPPPPPPPVPGASRPTPPPPSTSAAPPPPPPPPPTSNIPPPPPPPARPSPTASAAPPPPPPPPPAPGGSAPPPPPPPPPGVGAPPPPPPPPGAGAPPPPPPPGGSATPVPQPAGGRDDLLAAIRASGGQGGGGLRKVRDTEKKDRSGAMVPGGANETSAASPGAGGGAPQGGLAGALQDALAKRKQKVSGSDDEKDDDDDW; encoded by the exons ATGCCATCTATCCTCAGTGACGCCGACaaggagacggtgaagagaAATGTCCCAAAGCCGGCAAATAAAATACAGGCAGTAGCGGTTGCGCGGCTCTTTGTGGCCTATCCAGATCCGCACAAATGGACGTATACCGGCTTACAAGGCGCCGTTGTGCTGGCGAACGATCTGGTCGGGCGCACCTTTTGGTTGAAGCTGGTAGATGTATCG CCCGCTGGAAAAGGTGTTATCTGGGACCAAGAAATATACGAGAACTTCCAATACAATCAAGACCGCACGTTCTTCCACACTTTTGAGTTGGATGATTGCCCCGCCGGTTTATCGTTTGCGGATGAAAAGGAGGCGAAGACGTTCATCAAGAAAATGATAGAGCGGGAGAAGAATGCAAGCAAGGAGACACGCCAAACACCATTCGCCTCCACACGAGGACAAGGTCCTACCCCCGTTGCGAACGGGAAGTCTGGTGGTGTAGGCCGATCAATATTCGGTAGCCTGCTCGGACGGTCGCATGCACCAACGCAGATAACACCGGCCGAACTCCCTCCAGCCCCTACTATACAAGTTGCTCCACCACCCCCTACAGCTTCCCCGGGACATAAGGAATTGCCATTCGACACGAGTGACCCGTCATGGAAAGGACTGCTGAGCGAGCTCGAGGCAATGGGGTTCTCGGAAGACCAGATTGCAGAGAATGCCGATTTCATCAAGTCGTATATCGAGCAAAAGCAAGCCAGCGAAGCGGAATCTGCATCACCACTAGTTAATGataagaaaggaaaggccccgcctccacctcctcctgctgcacTACCGCCCAAGGCTAGTGCCGTCAGCCCTCAGAATACAGGCAGTAGCTCGGGCAGCCGTCGGggcgctcctcctccaccaccgccgtcGCGCAAAACACAAGCCAAGACAGACGAAGACATGGCTCCCACACCTCCGCGAGATCCGTCGCCGCCAAGAGAAAGGTTCCGTGCCCCTCCACCGATCGCGGATGCTGGCAAATTCGCCCATACAACCGGTCCAGCTCCGCCAGCACGCCCACGAGCGGCGTCGGGCGCTAACACCggaccgccgccgccgcctcgacCTCCCAAAGCACCGATGGATGATGGACCTCCTCGATTCGGAGTACCACCTCCATTCCAAGGGGAACGAAAGGTGTCCGCCCCACCAGCCCCCCCCAGCCGTAGCCCGGCACCTCCAGGacctccaccacccccgCCGCGGACAGCAAGCCCTGCATCACCACCCCAGCTTCCTCCTAAAGTCCCCAGTGCCTCAGGAGggcctccaccaccgccaccaaggAGCCCGGCTTCCCAacccccaccaccgcctccgCCTGTACCTGGTGCATCACGGCCTACTCCTCCGCCCCCTTCTACAAGCGCTGctccgcctccaccaccaccgccgccgcctacTTCAAACATCCCTCCCCCGCCCCCTCCACCGGCACGTCCAAGTCCAACTGCAAGTgctgcaccaccgccgccgccgccaccaccaccagcgccaggaGGCTCTGCGccgccccctcccccgccgcctcctccaggcgTTGGTGcacctccaccccctccgcctcctccaggcgCTGGTGCACCTCCACCCCCGCCTCCTCCTGGTGGATCGGCAACCCCAGTGCCGCAGCCTGCTGGAGGCAGAGACGATTTGTTGGCTGCTATTAGAGCATCTGGTGGCCaaggtggtggaggtttGCGAAAAGTCAGGGATaccgaaaagaaagaccGAAGTGGAGCTATGGTGCCAGGAGGAGCTAACGAAACATCAGCAGCAAGTCCTGGCGCAGGTGGCGGTGCTCCTCAAGGAGGATTGGCAGGAGCATTGCAAGACGCACTGGCGAAGAGAAAACAGAAAGTCAGCGGCAGTG ATGACGAAaaggatgacgatgacgattGGTGA
- the MRS2 gene encoding CorA family magnesium transporter (COG:P;~EggNog:ENOG410PFS4;~InterPro:IPR002523,IPR039204;~PFAM:PF01544;~TransMembrane:2 (i422-440o452-474i);~go_component: GO:0016020 - membrane [Evidence IEA];~go_function: GO:0046873 - metal ion transmembrane transporter activity [Evidence IEA];~go_process: GO:0030001 - metal ion transport [Evidence IEA];~go_process: GO:0055085 - transmembrane transport [Evidence IEA]) produces the protein MLSPSPLNPSVPSASLLRFLRAQSESALFSKNQPSACRRVSTKLPSCSSTPLPVRRPSGRTHVEVSPLQTRFFSGVNPPSRNRTSLKCATSVPPSSPSGAFEPLSRSPQTRNFSSTRNRSILRRFWDFRRKKPAAETRKPPSLLDDTDGGLSLARALAAKASNELRLRCTEFDMNGNVTLMNGEFKKSELIARYGLLPRDLRKIDSSTLPHIFVRPSTILINLLHLRVLIKADRVLVFDAYGSTDSYMQSLFVYDLEGKLRQKQAQGAGALPYEFRAIEAVLISVTTGLEEEFNGVREPVVRVLRALEEDIDRDKLRHLLIYSKKLGTFEQKARLVRDAIDDLLEADDDLASMYLSERSEGVHRKEHDHQEVEMLLESYHKVCDEIVQASGNLVTNIRNTEEVVKAILDANRNSLMLLDLKFSIGTLGLATGTLFSALYGMNLKNFIEESDLGFGAVSVTCFAISAIVCVYGLAKLRKLQRVRMWGESGVGGTPIFPLHSHSTLASHRANWRADSIEPVWNSLPGEGRAERMKRIKDSAAAVAAARSAASNATNSRSASLKRAIRFPSGSASSSTSKQAKEATTTSRSETDSQSGSSA, from the exons ATGCTCTCACCATCGCCCTTGAACCCCTCGGTTCCTTCGGCGTCACTCCTGCGATTTCTGCGCGCCCAGTCCGAATCGGCCCTCTTTTCGAAAAACCAGCCATCGGCATGCCGCCGTGTTTCTACTAAGCTACCTTCTTGCTCGTCTACGCCGTTACCAGTGAGGCGACCTTCTGGAAGAACGCATGTCGAAGTTAGTCCGCTCCAGacgcgcttcttctctgGAGTGAACCCCCCGTCAAGAAACCGTACCTCTTTAAAATGCGCCACATCTGTTCctccgtcgtcgccgtctgGCGCGTTCGAGCCCCTCTCGAGATCGCCACAAACTCGTAACTTCTCGTCGACTAGAAACCGATCTATTCTTCGCAGATTCTGGGATTTCAGACGCAAGAAGCCAGCTGCGGAAACGCGCAAACCGCCTTCGTTGCTTGACGATACAGATGGGGGACTGAGCCTTGCGCGAGCTCTCGCAGCAAAGGCGTCGAATGAACTCCGCCTTCGGTGCACAGAGTTTGATATGAATGGGAATGTGACTTTGATGAACGGCGAGTTCAAGAAAAGCGAGCTGATTGCCAGG TATGGCCTTCTCCCGCGTGATCTTCGGAAGATCGATTCGTCCACATTACCTCATATCTTTGTGCGACCGAGTACTATCCTGATCAACTTACTTCATCTCCGTGTGCTCATTAAGGCTGACCGCGTTCTGGTCTTTGACGCATATGGCTCAACGGATTCATACATGCAGTCCCTGTTTGTTTATGATTTGGAGGGAAAACTGCGACAGAAGCAGGCTCAGGGTGCCGGTGCCCTGCCTTATGAGTTTCGGGCCATCGAAGCCGTTTTAATCAGTGTCACTACTGGCCTAGAGGAAGAATTTAACGGGGTCCGGGAGCCAGTCGTGCGTGTCCTACGAGctttggaagaggatattGACCGGGACAAACTCCGTCATCTCCTCATTTATTCAAAGAAACTGGGTACATTCGAGCAAAAAGCACGGCTTGTTCGAGATGCTATCGATGATCTACTCGAGGCGGACGACGATCTTGCCTCGATGTACCTGAGTGAGAGATCAGAAGGTGTTCATCGCAAGGAGCACGATCACCAGGAAGTCGAGATGCTCTTGGAGTCGTACCACAAAGTATGTGATGAAATTGTGCAGGCTAGCGGGAACTTGGTGACGAACATCCGCAACACGGAAGAAGT tGTCAAAGCAATCCTCGACGCCAACCGCAATTCCCTAATGCTTCTGGATCTAAAATTTAGTATCGGCACTCTCGGTCTTGCGACAGGAACTCTTTTCTCCGCGCTGTACGggatgaacttgaagaacTTCATCGAAGAATCCGACCTCGGTTTCGGCGCCGTATCCGTGACCTGCTTCGCTATCTCTGCCATTGTATGCGTCTATGGTCTCGCAAAGCTGCGCAAGCTGCAACGCGTCCGTATGTGGGGTGAATCTGGCGTCGGCGGAACCCCAATATTTCCTCTCCACTCTCACAGCACCTTGGCAAGCCATAGGGCGAATTGGCGAGCCGATTCCATCGAGCCTGTTTGGAATAGCCTTCCCGGCGAGGGAAGGGCGGAACGCATGAAGCGCATCAAAGATAGTGCGGCTGCTGTGGCGGCCGCGCGGTCCGCTGCCTCTAATGCTACCAATAGCAGATCTGCTTCGCTGAAGCGCGCGATTAGGTTCCCTTCTGGCTCTGCTTCCAGCTCTACATCGAAACAGGCGAAGGAAGCGACGACTACTTCCCGGTCCGAGACTGATTCCCAGAGCGGTAGTTCTGCATGA
- the trm44 gene encoding tRNA (uracil) methyltransferase (BUSCO:EOG092614DJ;~COG:S;~EggNog:ENOG410PIV3;~InterPro:IPR011671;~go_function: GO:0008168 - methyltransferase activity [Evidence IEA]), which produces MGRAKKSLRDLSRLSRCPLLETLVPSSVLATSSDTQEPGTWVTSPDLTEYGLPYPLEEIQSTTFFLIANPGLNSSVLFRADILADSDAEIETSQQAVESCPARHVAGFELSRTVVRRLIPRNPQLDRPLEQTCHFYISATSPTAESEPSRKRFLVVYTPHVSSKEELPYYHPCLQSLALLYECENTLHMPGAESTSGETPQTNETEPGTGTGIMSIHFLPYPAESIHNRLERTLGNLLEVQIRVTRGRLLNAKTASQTVQPINIIAPIKDNVIPRHRVQDTYSRLKAKYAVDLSSRWVESTEPSKHVFEDLGVAAFLVELWRDMYGCVPADEQQGQTSTPNVDSSKQAKAKPQFPGFVDIACGNGVLVYTLLKEGYPGWGFDARRRKTWSIFPADIQERLKEEIYIPEPFADILSLRDDDRDQLLSVSMSPSPSPSPSLSTLHKNTFIISNHADELTLWTPLLAALLNPASPPPFLAIPCCSHALSGARYRYPAQKSSTPEKNDRKQEVPSSAPEIETGGLASLRKLRLTEQNQHSASFGTSTYGALTDKLVAISTEAGFDVVKTLLRIPSTRNIGVLGSFSAKYSTESDGNTSPGADADGKSVEEEVRDRIKSVVERECARDGGIYLSAKSWVARAKGLRAGVGGNAHGH; this is translated from the coding sequence ATGGGAAGGGCCAAGAAATCTTTGAGAGACCTATCGCGACTCTCTAGATGCCCACTTTTGGAAACTCTAGTCCCGTCTTCAGTGCTAGCCACGTCCTCAGACACGCAAGAACCAGGGACATGGGTGACCTCGCCAGATCTAACGGAATATGGACTGCCATACCCACTAGAAGAAATTCAAAGCACGACGTTCTTCCTTATCGCAAACCCAGGGTTGAACTCGAGCGTGCTGTTCCGTGCCGATATCCTGGCTGATAGTGATGCAGAGATAGAGACGTCTCAACAAGCAGTGGAATCTTGCCCTGCTCGCCATGTGGCCGGGTTCGAACTGAGCAGGACGGTAGTGAGGAGGTTGATTCCTAGAAATCCCCAGCTTGATCGGCCGTTGGAACAGACGTGCCACTTCTACATATCCGCGACTTCTCCCACTGCAGAGTCAGAGCCTAGCAGGAAACGGTTTCTGGTCGTTTATACGCCGCACGTCTCCTCGAAGGAGGAGTTACCGTACTACCACCCATGCCTCCAGTCCTTGGCTTTGCTATACGAGTGCGAGAACACTCTTCATATGCCCGGCGCAGAATCAACATCTGGAGAAACTCCCCAAACAAATGAAACAGAACCAGGAACGGGCACAGGCATAATGTCCATCCATTTCCTGCCCTACCCAGCCGAATCAATCCACAACCGCTTGGAACGCACTCTAGGTAACCTCCTAGAAGTGCAAATCCGGGTCACGAGAGGCCGTCTTCTCAATGCCAAAACTGCATCCCAAACGGTGCAACccattaatattatagcCCCCATCAAGGATAACGTGATCCCCCGTCATCGTGTCCAGGATACTTACTCGCGACTTAAGGCCAAGTACGCGGTAGATCTGTCTTCTCGCTGGGTTGAGAGCACGGAACCAAGCAAGCACGTCTTCGAAGACTTGGGGGTTGCGGCCTTTTTGGTGGAGTTATGGCGGGATATGTATGGTTGTGTTCCTGCGGATGAACAACAGGGACAGACCTCAACACCTAATGTTGACAGCTCAAAGCAAGCAAAGGCAAAGCCTCAATTTCCGGGATTCGTAGACATCGCCTGCGGAAACGGCGTACTCGTCTACACCCTCCTCAAGGAAGGATACCCCGGCTGGGGCTTCGACGCGCGCCGCAGGAAAACATGGAGTATTTTCCCCGCCGATATACAAGAGCGTCTAAAGGAGGAAATCTACATCCCGGAGCCTTTTGCAGACATACTTTCCCTACGAGACGACGACCGTGACCAGCTATTATCAGTATCAATgtcaccctcaccctcaccctcgccaTCCCTCTCCACGCTCCACAAAAACACCTTCATAATATCCAACCACGCAGACGAACTCACCCTTTGGACACCCCTCCTAGCAGCCCTCCTCAATCCAGCCTCCCCGCCCCCATTCCTCGCAATCCCATGCTGCTCGCACGCCCTGTCCGGTGCAAGGTATCGATACCCCGCTCAAAAATCATCCACGCCAGAAAAGAACGACCGGAAACAAGAAGTACCGTCTTCTGCACCAGAAATAGAAACAGGAGGCCTAGCCTCTCTCCGCAAATTACGTCTCACAGAGCAGAACCAGCACAGCGCGTCGTTCGGCACATCTACCTACGGCGCACTTACGGATAAGCTGGTTGCTATATCGACTGAGGCTGGGTTTGATGTGGTCAAGACGTTGTTGAGGATCCCGAGTACGCGGAATATTGGTGTTTTGGGGTCGTTCTCTGCAAAGTATTCCACCGAGAGCGATGGGAATACGAGCCCTggtgcggatgcggatggaAAAAGTgtcgaagaggaggttcGGGATCGGATTAAATCGGTTGTAGAGAGGGAGTGTGCCCGTGATGGAGGGATTTATCTTTCTGCGAAGAGTTGGGTTGCTAGAGCTAAGGGGTTGAGAGCGGGAGTTGGTGGTAATGCGCATGGGCATTAG
- a CDS encoding histidine phosphatase family protein (COG:G;~EggNog:ENOG410QEDC;~InterPro:IPR013078,IPR029033) yields the protein MAPRCFIIRHGETEWSLNGRHTGMTDLALTENGEKRIKSTGKALVGNDRLIAPKKLVHVYVSPRSRAQRTLELLDIGCRERLPWTEKRKPEDEEPIRTEAHVEVTEAVREWDYGDYEGLTSKQIREQRAERGEQPWDIWRDGCPGGESPDDVIKRLDALIADIREKYHNPCFESGESGKGDVLVVAHGHILRAFAMRWTGRPLTETALILEAGGVGTLSYEHHNIEEPAIILGGGFVVEN from the exons ATGGCCCCCCGCTGCTTCATCATTCGCCACGGCGAAACCGAATGGTCGCTGAACGGCCGGCACACGGGGATGACGGACCTCGCCCTGACAGAAAACGGCGAGAAGCGAATCAAGTCTACAGGGAAGGCACTTGTCGGGAACGACCGACTAATTGCGCCCAAGAAGCTGGTCCATGT ATACGTCTCCCCGCGCTCCCGCGCCCAACGAACactcgagctcctcgataTTGGATGCCGAGAGCGGCTCCCCTGGACGGAGAAGCGGAAGCCTGAGGACGAGGAGCCGATTCGGACGGAGGCCCACGTGGAGGTTACAGAGGCGGTTCGCGAGTGGGACTATGGCGACTACGAGGGGTTGACGAGTAAGCAAATTCGAGAGCAGAGGGCGGAGCGTGGAGAGCAGCCTTGGGATATTTGGCGCGATGGGTGCCCCGGTGGAGA ATCGCCTGATGATGTGATTAAGCGATTGGATGCATTGATTGCGGATATTCGAGAAAAGTATCACAACCCGTGTTTCGAGTCAGGCGAGTCAGGTAAGGGGGACGTTCTTGTCGTCGCGCATGGTCACATTCTTCGTGCCTTTGCGATGCGCTGGACTGGACGACCTTTGACAGAGACGGCGCTGATACTTGAGGCTGGAGGTGTGGGCACATTGAG CTATGAGCACCATAATATCGAAGAACCGGCGATCATTCTTGGTGGAGGATTTGTTGTAGAAAACTAA